CGAACTGTACATCTCCAATGTAGTCATAGATGACCTCACTGCCCCAGAGGACACGGGTATCGTTGCCGAAGATGACATTGGTCCGCTGGGTGTTGATATTCTGGCAGATGCTGACCACTGCCGGAAGCTGCTCACGGATGCTGCCAAGCCAAGCATCCAGATGCGGGATATCCCGGCCGTTCGTGACCAGCACCAGCATCATCTGGCCGGTGCGGAATGCCTTCTTCACCACAACGTGGCGGAGCAGGCCACGGCCGGTCTCTTCGTCGTAGGCGGTGATGCCCAACTCACGGCCGAGGCTCTTGACGGTGGCGACGACCTTGTCGTTATCCTCGTGCTGGATCAGACAGGTCTCCATGTCGATGATCCGGTGACTGCCCCGTGCATAGAAGCCGCCGACCAGACCGCCTTCGGCCACCCCGATAGGTACTTGGGCCTTGTTGCGGTAACGCCAGGGCTCGTCCATGCCGAGCGTAGGCAGCACGCGGATGCCTTCAGCCCGGTAACTTGCATCGGCCGCATTGCCACCTTCAACCGCAGCAAGCTCTGCACCTGCATTTGCACCATTCGTATCAGCGCTACCGCCCACTGTATCTCTACTTGTCGCACCGGCACCAGCCACCTCTAGCTTCCCGATCCGCTGCAGGTTGTCCACTACCAGCTGCCGCTTCCACGCGAGCTGCGCGGTGTATTCCATATGCTGCAGCTGGCAGCCGCCGCACTGATCATAGATCGGGCAGGGCGGCGCGATACGGTCGCTGCTGGCCTGCACCAGTTCCAGCAGCTTGGCATAGCCGTACTGCTTCTTGGTCTTCAGCACTCTGGCCCGGACTCTCTCACCGGGAAGAGCTCCCTGCACAAATAGGGTAAAGCCCTCTACACGGCCTACCCCTTCACCTTCATGGGTCATGCCGATAATATCGAGCAGGACCTCGTCATTCTTATTTACAGGCAGTCCGACAACAGCGGCCGGTGCTTGTTTCCGGCGGCTTCCACTGCGCCCGCTGCGGTGTTTACTCATAGATATAGGTTCACTTCTTTCATGTTCTTCACTATTTATCACGTTAATTACAGTACCATCAAACGAAGCAAGCAGGACTGTAAAGCCGCTATTTTCTCAAAAAGCTGTGAATCCGGCGTCGATGCGGACCGTAGTGCGCTTATTTCGTCTCCAGCAGACAATTCCGAGCTCAAAATCCGCACATAAGGTCACTGGAGTCCACTTAGCTGCCGCAAAACAGCTGTTGGCACAAATAAGCGCCGCTGAGTCCGCAAACCCAGCAATTCGCCACAGCACACTGGCCGCTCAGACCCTTCCATCACACGCCTTGCCTCAATCCGCCGCCCGCCGCATCACCGCTGACGCTTGGCCTCAGCATACCTCTCCCCATTGCCACCAGCCAGTCAACTAACTATTCTGCGCGAAAATCCGCAGATGCTGCGGCAGGATACTGAAATTGCCCGGCAGGGTACCGCCCAGCTCACCGTCCAGGTTCAGCTGCACGTGGCCGGGAGAGGTTACCTCCATGGCATCGGTGCGGAAATGGACAACCTTCTTGTCGCTCAGGTGCTCTCCACGAAT
The window above is part of the Paenibacillus sp. FSL H8-0048 genome. Proteins encoded here:
- the rlmD gene encoding 23S rRNA (uracil(1939)-C(5))-methyltransferase RlmD — encoded protein: MSKHRSGRSGSRRKQAPAAVVGLPVNKNDEVLLDIIGMTHEGEGVGRVEGFTLFVQGALPGERVRARVLKTKKQYGYAKLLELVQASSDRIAPPCPIYDQCGGCQLQHMEYTAQLAWKRQLVVDNLQRIGKLEVAGAGATSRDTVGGSADTNGANAGAELAAVEGGNAADASYRAEGIRVLPTLGMDEPWRYRNKAQVPIGVAEGGLVGGFYARGSHRIIDMETCLIQHEDNDKVVATVKSLGRELGITAYDEETGRGLLRHVVVKKAFRTGQMMLVLVTNGRDIPHLDAWLGSIREQLPAVVSICQNINTQRTNVIFGNDTRVLWGSEVIYDYIGDVQFAISARSFYQVNPAQTEVLYGRTLEYAALTGKETVIDAYCGIGTISLFLAQHADQVYGVEIVPEAIEDARANAKLNGMNNVKFEVGASEDVIPAWKEQGITPDVIVVDPPRKGCDPRLLETILLMQPERVVYVSCNPSTLARDLRVLEDGGYRAVEVTPVDMFPHTTHVECVIGLCRTDT